A single region of the Lotus japonicus ecotype B-129 chromosome 4, LjGifu_v1.2 genome encodes:
- the LOC130710355 gene encoding acid beta-fructofuranosidase-like — translation MKKNQEQEPLLLPTSHTPLLHHQQHHHPRRHRNDILLIVFGSLLLASLVTFAGHSASKSRAPHHHAGVASSESTVPSRAVSRGVSEGVSEKTNRLFAAGGEGGGAEYFPWNNSMLSWQRTTFHFQPEKNWMNDPNGPMYYKGWYHFFYQYNPNGAVWGDIVWGHAVSRDMIHWQHLPLAMVADQWYDKMGVWTGSATILPDGQIIMLYTGSTNESVQVQNLAYPADPSDPLLVDWIKYPANPVLLPPPGIGFKDFRDPTTAWFTSEGKWRITIGSKLNKTGIALVYDTVDFKTYELKKDLLNAVPGTGMWECVDFFPVSKKGENGLDTSINGGDVKHVMKVSLDDDRHDYYSIGTYDEKKVKFTADDLKNDVGIGLRYDYGIFYASKTFFDQSKDRRVLWGWIGESDSEYADVAKGWASVQGIPRTVTLDKKTTTHLLQWPIAEVDSLRLRSDEFKNLKAAPGSVVSLDIESATQLDIVAEFEIDKEALDKAPQSNVEYTCSTSGGASKRGALGPFGFLVLADNGLSEYTPVYFYVVKGSDGKLKTSFCSDQSRSSVANDVHKQIYGSAVPVLEGEKLSLRVLVDHSIVESFVQGGRTTVTSRVYPTRAIYGAARLFLFNNATEATVTASFKIWQMNSAFIRPYQPDQKS, via the exons ATGAAGAAAAACCAAGAACAAGAACCATTGCTTCTTCCAACTTCTCACACccccctcctccaccaccaacagCACCACCACCCTCGCCGCCACCGCAACGACATCCTCCTCATTGTCTTCGGCTCACTCCTCCTCGCTTCCCTCGTCACCTTCGCCGGCCACAGTGCCTCCAAATCACGCGCTCCTCACCACCATGCTGGTGTGGCGTCATCGGAATCAACAGTGCCTTCCCGCGCCGTTTCGCGCGGTGTTTCAGAAGGCGTGTCGGAGAAGACGAACAGGTTGTTCGCTGCCGGCGGCGAAGGTGGAGGAGCGGAGTATTTTCCGTGGAACAACAGCATGCTGTCGTGGCAGAGAACTACGTTCCATTTTCAACCAGAGAAGAATTGGATGAACG ATCCTAATG GTCCTATGTACTACAAGGGATGGTACCATTTCTTCTACCAGTACAACCCAAACGGTGCCGTATGGGGCGACATAGTTTGGGGACATGCAGTATCAAGAGACATGATCCACTGGCAGCACCTTCCCCTAGCAATGGTAGCAGACCAATGGTATGACAAAATGGGAGTGTGGACCGGTTCAGCCACCATCTTACCAGACGGTCAGATCATCATGCTCTACACAGGTTCAACCAATGAGTCAGTGCAGGTTCAGAATCTCGCATACCCTGCTGACCCCTCAGACCCTCTCCTTGTGGACTGGATCAAATACCCTGCAAACCCGGTTCTGCTCCCTCCACCAGGGATTGGTTTCAAGGACTTCAGGGACCCAACCACAGCTTGGTTCACCTCTGAAGGGAAATGGCGTATCACCATCGGGTCCAAGCTTAACAAAACCGGCATTGCCTTGGTTTATGACACTGTGGACTTCAAAACCTATGAGCTTAAGAAGGATTTGCTCAATGCTGTCCCTGGCACAGGCATGTGGGAGTGTGTAGATTTCTTCCCTGTGTCCAAGAAGGGTGAGAATGGATTGGATACTTCTATTAATGGGGGTGATGTGAAGCATGTTATGAAGGTGAGTTTGGATGATGATAGACATGATTACTATTCCATTGGGACTTATGATGAGAAGAAGGTTAAGTTCACAGCTGATGATTTGAAGAATGATGTTGGTATTGGATTGAGGTATGACTATGGTATATTCTATGCTTCCAAGACATTTTTTGATCAGAGTAAGGATAGGAGAGTGTTGTGGGGTTGGATTGGTGAGTCTGACAGCGAATATGCTGATGTAGCCAAAGGTTGGGCATCAGTTCAG GGTATTCCAAGAACAGTGACACTTGATAAGAAGACTACAACCCACTTACTTCAGTGGCCTATTGCAGAGGTGGATAGTTTAAGATTAAGAAGCGACGAATTCAAAAATTTGAAGGCAGCGCCAGGGTCAGTGGTGTCACTAGACATTGAATCAGCCACACAG TTGGACATTGTTGCTGAGTTTGAGATAGACAAGGAAGCACTAGATAAAGCACCACAATCCAATGTTGAGTACACTTGCAGCACAAGTGGTGGAGCTTCCAAACGAGGTGCCTTGGGACCTTTTGGTTTCCTAGTTTTGGCAGATAATGGTCTTTCTGAATACACTCCTGTATATTTCTATGTCGTCAAAGGAAGCGACGGAAAGCTTAAGACATCATTCTGCTCTGATCAATCAAG GTCTTCTGTGGCAAATGATGTTCACAAGCAAATCTATGGGAGCGCTGTTCCGGTACTTGAAGGCGAAAAGTTGTCCTTGAGGGTACTG GTGGATCATTCTATAGTTGAAAGCTTTGTTCAAGGTGGAAGGACCACTGTGACATCCCGGGTTTACCCAACAAGGGCAATCTATGGGGCTGCTCGGTTGTTCTTGTTCAACAATGCTACTGAGGCCACTGTGACAGCCTCATTCAAGATTTGGCAGATGAATTCTGCATTTATACGCCCATACCAACCAGATCAGAAGAGCTAA